One Salvia splendens isolate huo1 chromosome 12, SspV2, whole genome shotgun sequence genomic window carries:
- the LOC121759274 gene encoding uncharacterized protein At4g28440-like produces the protein MADKKKQFTKVNQLRPLDTGLSLTVKVISAKMVAQRGRSQVRFSECLVGDESGIIIFSARNDQVDMAKEGNTLVLSNAKVDMFKGSMRLAVDRNGRAEVVEAAGFSVDESNNLSLIEFEPIDVVV, from the exons ATGGCCGACAAGAAGAAGCAATTCACTAAGGTCAACCAGCTGCGCCCGTTGGATACCGGCCTCAGTCTTACCGTAAAGGTTATCAGTGCAAAGATGGTAGCACAGAGAGGTCGGTCTCAAGTGCGTTTTTCCGAGTGCTTGGTAGGGGATGAGTCAGGAATCATCATTTTTTCTGCGAGAAATGATCAAG TGGATATGGCAAAAGAGGGCAACACTCTCGTCCTCTCGAATGCAAAGGTCGACATGTTCAAGGGATCAATGAGGCTGGCCGTGGACCGTAATGGTCGTGCTGAAGTTGTGGAGGCTGCTGGCTTCTCCGTGGACGAGAGCAACAACCTGTCGTTGATCGAGTTCGAACCGATCGATGTCGTCGTCTGA
- the LOC121759353 gene encoding pyruvate dehydrogenase E1 component subunit alpha, mitochondrial-like: protein MAMALTRRNLHLLCPIFSARLLTTASTSPITIETSLPFTAHNIDPPSRSVQTSPQELLSFFRDMALMRRMEIAADSLYKAKLIRGFCHLYDGQEAVAIGMEAAITRKDCIITAYRDHCLFLGRGGTLLEAFAELMGRKDGCSKGKGGSMHFYKKDGGFYGGHGIVGAQIPLGCGLAFAQKYSKDDNVSFMMYGDGAANQGQLFEALNMAALWDLPAILVCENNHYGMGTAEWRAAKSPAYFKRGDYVPGLKVDGMDALAVKQACKFAKEHALKNGPIILEMDTYRYHGHSMSDPGSTYRTRDEISGIRQERDPVERVRKLILAHDIATEKEMKDNEKEVRKEVDEAIAKAKEIPSPDPSELFTNVYVKGLGVEAFGADRKELRAVLP, encoded by the exons ATGGCGATGGCGTTAACCCGGCGTAACCTCCACCTCCTCTGCCCTATCTTCTCCGCGCGCCTCCTCACTACCGCCTCCACCTCACCGATCACGATCGAGACCTCTCTCCCCTTCACCGCCCACAACATCGACCCTCCCTCCCGCTCCGTCCAGACCTCCCCACAGGAGCTCCTCTCCTTCTTCCGCGACATGGCTCTCATGCGCCGGATGGAGATCGCCGCCGATTCTCTCTACAAGGCCAAGCTCATCCGCGGCTTCTGCCACCTCTACGACGGCCAGGAGGCTGTCGCCATCGGCATGGAGGCCGCCATCACCCGAAAGGACTGCATCATCACGGCCTATCGCGACCACTGCCTCTTCCTAGGCCGCGGCGGTACCCTCCTGGAGGCCTTCGCCGAGCTCATGGGGAGGAAGGACGGCTGCTCTAAGGGGAAAGGCGGATCGATGCATTTCTATAAGAAGGACGGCGGTTTCTACGGCGGCCATGGAATTGTCGGCGCACAGATCCCCTTAGGCTGTGGATTGGCCTTTGCGCAGAAGTATAGCAAGGATGACAATGTCTCCTTCATGATGTACGGCGACGGTGCCGCTAATCAGGGCCAATTGTTTGAAGCCCTCAATATGGCCGCGCTTTGGGATCTGCCTGCGATTTTGGTTTGCGAGAACAATCACT ATGGAATGGGAACAGCAGAGTGGAGGGCCGCGAAGAGTCCAGCTTACTTCAAGAGAGGGGATTATGTTCCGGGATTGAAG gttGATGGGATGGATGCTCTTGCAGTTAAACAAGCTTGCAAATTTGCAAAGGAGCATGCTCTAAAGAATGGACCTATT ATTCTTGAAATGGACACCTATAGGTACCACGGGCACTCCATGTCTGATCCTGGAAGTACGTATCGTACACGTGATGAGATTTCTGGTATCAGACAG GAGCGTGATCCGGTTGAAAGAGTCAGAAAGCTAATACTAGCTCATGATATAGCAACTGAGAAAGAAATGAAG GACAATGAGAAAGAAGTTAGGAAGGAGGTGGATGAAGCCATTGCAAAAGCTAAG GAGATCCCCTCACCCGATCCTTCCGAGCTGTTTACTAATGTATACGTGAAAGGCTTGGGAGTCGAG GCATTTGGAGCAGACAGGAAAGAGTTGAGAGCTGTACTTCCATGA